ACATCACGCTCTTCCTGATCACCGAGGGGCGGTGGGCCGCGAAGAACTTCGAGAATGCGCTCGTCCCGACGGACCTCGTGTCGTGGGATTTCGCGACGAACAGCTCGAACTACGCCACGCTGCGCGAGAAGGTGCTCGCCGGCAGCGGCGGCGCCACGTGGCTCACGACGTTCGCCAAGCCGAGGGCGCTGCTCGCGCCGATCCGGGGCGCGGTGCGGGGGAACGTGCCCATCACGCTCGAGACCGACGAGTTCGGTTTCCCCCTGCGCACCGCCGACAACATCGCGGCGGGGTACATCGGGCAAGGCGTGCTCAACGAGGAGACGACCGACGCCGTTTGCGTGGCCGCATTCACGCAGTTCGCGAGCGACACGCGGATGGTGTCGGACCCGTGCCCGGCGGGCAAACCGTCGAACGATCCGTCCTGCGGCGAGGTGGCCGCGGGGGAGATCGACGCGCGGGTCTTCGAATGCGGCGCGGCCGACACGATCACCGAGACGACGATGGACGACGTCGCCACCGCGCTCACGGGCCTGCACCCGGCCGACGTGTGGCTCACGCGGCTCGAGGCGAAGCTGCCGCGCGCGGCGCTGGCGAACGACCTCGAGCTCGAGCCGGCGGAGCATCAGGTCGAGGTCGAGCACGAGATCCGGGCGCGCTCGTCGACGAACGTGGAGTCGATCTGCCCCTCCGGCGTGGTGCTCTTGCCGGGCAGCAAGGGCTCGGATCAGGATCGCGGGACGCGGCTCGTCCTCGTCACGACCCTCGGCGCGGGCCTCCTCGCCTTCGCGCGCAGGCGGCTCCGCGGCGTGCGTTCTCCGCTGCCCGCCTGATCACTCCACCGAATACATACAATAATCCACCGAGCAGCCCTCGGTGACGCAGGCGATCATGTTCCGCCGGTTCTTGCCGTTCACCGACGACACGAGCGCCTGGCAATCCTTCATGGCGAGCCTGCCGCCGCACGCCTTGACGACCTGCGCGCACGCCGATTGCGTCGAGGGCTCGATACACGCCGCGCGCACGGCGGACATCGCGCACTGGTTCGCCGCCTGGAACGAGCAGATCGACTGCTTGCCGCTCTTCGCCAGCAGGCAATCCACCATCTTCTCGGCCACGCGTGGCCTGAGCCCGTGCGCGAGCGTGCTGCACATGTCGCGTGTATCCGTGAAGCTCTCGCATTGTGGCCCCGGCGCGCGCAGGGTATTGCACCCCGTCGGCGCGACGCCGTCGTCGTCACACGTGACGAGATCCTCGAATCCCGTGGGCGTCGTGCCGTCGAGCGACGCGATGACGGCGCTCGGCTCGTCCGCGGACGCGTGGGATTCACCGGACGCCGCTTGGCCCTCCTCGGGCAACGTGACGACCGGCGCCGCGACGACGGGATCTCCGCCCGCGGGCTGCGCGGCGCCGCCGCACGCGCCGGAGGAAAGGGTCGCGGTGAGAAGGAGGAACCGGGAGCGGTCGATCTGCATGGCAACGAGAGAACATCGGAGCCGGGCGCGGCCGTCAAGGGCCAGGTGCGAGCCCGCTCAGAAGACGCCGCGGTCGAAGATCAACACGCGGCGGGGGCGCGGGGCGAAGGGGACGAGGTACGGGTGCGGCTCGCCCTCCGGCGGGCCCTCCGCGTTCCGCGCGGCGTGCTCGCGGAAGACCTCGACGTCCCGCTCGATGCTGTGGCCGAGGCGCGGATCCTTCGCGAGGTAATCGCGGAACAGGCCGAGACGGACGGTCGCGGCGAAGGCCGGATCGACGACGGCGACGTTGCACTCGCCCTCGTATTCGAAGCCGCGGTCGTTCACGTTGCAGCTCCCCACCATGACGAAGACGTCGTCGACGATGAGGAGCTTGCCGTGGTGATCGACCTCCTGCACGCGCCGCTTGCCGCGGCCGTCGCGGCCCGCGCAGCGGAGCGAATAGAGCTCGAAATGGGGGATCACCTCGCGGATCCGCTCGAAGCCGGCGTGGCAGAAGGCGCCGGCGAAGGGGTGGTTCGCCTGCGCCTCGCTCGTGATGACCAGGACCGAGAGGCGCGGGTTTCCACGGGCCGCCTCGGCGATGGCCTCGCTCACGTAGGTGGAGCGGAAGTACTGGTCCTCGATGTAAATGAGGCGGCGGGCGGCGGCGACGGCGCGCAGGTACACGTCGAGGATCCCGCGCTCGGTATGGGGCGCGGGCATGGTGCGCACGACCTGCACGGCCGATCGTCCCGGCGCCTCGGGCAGCACGGCGGGCTCGGGCGGGGGCACGTACGTCGCGCGCTCGGCGTGCGGGGCGCCGCGCTCGAGGAGCCGATTCCACCGCTCGCGGAAGTTCTCCTCGAGGTGCGCCACGCTCGGCCCCTCGATACGCGCCATGAAATCGTGGCGCGGCGGGTGATCCGCGGCGGCGAGCCCGTCCTTGACGCGGGCGCGGAACACGCTCGGGCGCGAGAATCGACAGCGGCAGGGGTCGAAGAGGTGGTGGCTCCGCGTATCCCAGTCGTTCTGGCGCATGTTCATGCCGCCGCAGAACCCGACGCGGCCGTCGACGACCACGGTCTTCTGGTGCATCGAGCCGATCTGCACCTCGCCGAGCAGGCGGTTCGGCAAGGAATGGCGCTCGTCGAAGAGGGGCCGCTCGGTCGGGTTCTCCTCGGAGAGCACCTCGAATCCGTCGCCCTCTTCCATCGCGACGCGCCGCGCCTCGCCCGGGATGGGCAAGAGCGGCGGGTCCCAGAGCAGGAGCTGCACGAGCACGGACGCCTTCGCGCGTGACTCGAGGATACGCTGGATGGTGTGGGCCTCGCGCTCCGCGGGCTCCGCGAGCGGATCGGGGCGCAAGAGCTCGAGCTCGGGCTCGTAGACCCACGTGGTGACGCGGATCGAGCGCTTCGCCTGCATGAGCGCCTCGGCCACCGCGCGCCAGCCGTCCTCGCCGTCGACGAGCATGTCCACGCGATTGCCGAGGGTCGGAGGAGCTCCAATAGGGGAAAACCACACGTAATCGAGGACGACATGGACGACGCTCCGGCCCTCCTCGCAAGAGGCGCGCGTGACGCGGGACCTCGCGCCTTCGAGGCCGCTCATCGCCGCGACGACGTCCCCGCATTTGCCCGGCGTGACGAAGATCGTGGTGCGCAGCGGCCGGAGCTCGAACGGAGAGGCCCCGGGCTCGACGATGAGCTCGTAATCGCCGCGGCGCGGCAAGAGGACGCGGCTCCGCCCCGGCGCGATCTCCTGCCCCACCACGGCCCCGCGTGGGCCGAGCAGACGCACGGATGCACCCTGGACAGGCGTGCTGTGAGGCGTCGTGACCAGCACTTCGAGCTCGGCCCGCTGCCGCGCCATAGGCCCTCCCCTACAGAGCGCCGTAGAGCCAACCGAGCGGACTCGAAAGCGTGCATACGCGAGCAACACCACCGAAAGACTGCGTACGTACGTTCGCAAGAAACGGGATTGCTACCGTCCCGAAAAAAACCGGTAGTATGCGGAGAGCGGAGGAATGACCTACCGATGAAGGCAGGTGAGCGCAGCGCAGAGGCGTCGGCGACGGCGAGGGAGGAGACCCTCGGCACGATCCCGCCAGGCTCGGGCGCCGTCGCGACGGCCGCGACGTGGCTCGACGAGCTGCTCGAGAGTGAACACCTGCACGTGGCTTTCCAGCCGATCGTCGATCTCGGCACGGGTGAGGTCATGGGCCGCGAGGTGCTCGGGCGCCTCGGGCCGGGCGCGTCCGAGGCGCACGCGCGCGGGGTCTCGGGGCCGCAGGCGCTCCTGGAGATGGCGCACTCGCACGGCAAGCTCGTGGCCGTCGATCGGCGCTTCCGCGAGATCGGGATCGAGACACTCGCGCGCGTGGGATCCGAAGGGGTGTTTTTCCTGAACGTCGATCCCCGGGTGATCGACGACCCGGCGTTCTCCGCGGGTTTTACGCGCAGGTTGCTCGAGGAGCACGGGGTCGCGCCGACGCGGATCGTCCTCGAGCTGACGGAGTCGGGGGCGGTGCTCGACAGCGACAGGCTGGAGCGGATCGTCCGGCACTACGCGAGCCAGGGGTTCCGCATCGCGCTCGACGACGTGGGCGCGGGGTACGCGTCGTTGACGGCGCTCGTGCGGGTGCGGCCGCATTTCTTGAAGCTCGACAAGGCCATCGTGCGGCACCTCTCGGGGGATCCGCTGCGCGCGCACCTCGTGCGATCGCTGGCGGATTTCGGGCGGCGCGCGGGGATCCAGGTGATCGCGGAGGGCATCGAGGACGAACACGATCTCTGCGCGTTGCTCGCGTGTGGCGTGGAGCTCGGTCAGGGCTACCTGCTCGCGCGGCCGGCGCCGGAGCTCGCGCCCTTGCCGACGAACGTGCGGGATCTCGTGCGCCGCGCGGCGAGGCAGGCGGAGGGGGACGGTCGGTCGAACCCGCCGCCGCGTACGATCGGCGCCCTGCGGGGCTCGCATGCGTCCGTGTTGCCCTTGACGAGCGCGGGGGAGGTGGCGTCGGTGCTGCGACGGTCGCCGGTGCACGCCGCGTTGCCCGTGGTGGACAGCGACGGTCACGTGCTCGGGCTCGCCACGCGCGAGCGGCTGCTCGACGAGCTCGCGCACACGCGCCGCGGAGGCTCGCCGATCGTGGCGCTCATGGATCCACACCCGCTGCGCGTGGACGAGGCGACGAGCCTGCCGGTGGCGCTGCGGCTGGCGACGTCGCGGGACGAACATCGCGTGTACGATCCGGTGATCGTGGAGCACCACGGGCGGTACCTCGGGACGGTGACGGTGCAGGTGCTGATGCAGGCGATCGCGGACGGGGAGTTCTAGCCGCACCGGCTGCAAGGCCCGTCGTGGTGCACCGGGACCCGCGTGCACGCGGTGCAAAGGGGTCTTGGAGTGTCACGAGACCCCTTTGCACGCGATGCAGACGGGTCTTGGAGTGTCACGAGACCCCTTTGCACGCGGTGCAGACGGGTCTTGGAGTGTCATGAGACCCCTTTGCACGCGGTGCAGACGGGTCTTGGAGTGTCATGAGACCCCTTTGCACGCGGTGCAGACGGGTCTTGGAGCGCGCCGGACGCACATTTTCCCGTCAGAGCGTGCTCTCGGGCCCGTAACAGGCCCCCACGAAGCCACAATGCAGCTTGCGGCAACGATCCAGCGGGACGGCGTCGAACCGGTCGGCCCAGCGGGCCTCGGCGAAGCGCTCGCCGAGGGTCTTTAGCTCGCCCGCGAAGCGGTCGTGCTCCGCGTTCGTGATGGTCCCGTCCTCGCCTTCGGCCGCGAGCCAGACGGGCTCGGGGTTCGCGCCCGCGAGGAAAACGACGCCGGCGCGGATGCGCCGCTCGGGCTCGCGGCGGTGCATGCTGAGCGCGTAGGCGTGGAGCTGGAAGGCGTAGACGGAGAGGTCGGAGCGCGGGCGGGAGAGCTTGTAGTCGATGACGTCGACCGTGCCGTCGGGCCGGAAGACGACGAAGTCGACGGCGCCACGCAGGCCGAGGGCGCGCGGGGAGCCGTCGGGCGCGGCGGAGAGGTCGACCGTCAGGACGAACGGCTCTTCGCGGAGCATACGCAGGCCCTGATCGCGGATCGATCGGGTGAAGGGGCCGTCGAGGAAACACGCGATGCCCTCGGCGATACGCGCCGCCTCGGGCACCTCGGGGCGCAGGCCGGCGAGCGCGAGACGGCGGCGGACGTCGGCGACGTCGACGGGGCGGCCGAAGGCCTCACGCGGCCAGCGCTCGAGCACGCCGTGCGCCGCGAGGCCACGGATGCGCGGGTCGAGGTCGGCTTCCGTGTCGATCTCCACGGCCTCCGTTGCGGGGTCGCCGGGCAGCTCGACGTAACCCGTGCTGATCGGCTCGTCGAAGCCCATGAGCTGGCGCAGGCGGAAGCGGCGCGCGCAGCCCTGGAAGAGCGAGAGCGGGGTCGTGGCGATCGAGATCGTGCGGGTCGGCGGGCGCTCGGGCCAAGGCGGCGCAGGGCCGGTCGGCGAGAGGGCGCCGCTGCGCGCCTCGCGTGGCTGCGCGTGCGGATCGGCGAGCAACACGGAGGCCTGCTCGCGGCGGGTGATCGCGTCCTTGATCGCGGGCTTCGTGAGGCCGTCTTTCAGGGCCTCGAACGCCGATCCTCCCTTCGCGCGCTTGCGGCTGCCTTCGGGAGGATCCGGCACGCCGATCATGACGAGCGCGCGCTTCGGCCGGGTGATCGCGACGTAGGTGAGGCGCTGTCGCTCGGCGAGCTCACGCGCGCGGGCGAGCTCGTCCGCCTTGGCTTGTGCTTCGGTGCGCAGCGCGTCGAGCACGGGCCGCTCGCCTCGCTCGAGCCGCGCGAGCATGGTGTCGGAGAGCGGATCCGGTCGTGAGGCGTGGTGGCGCAGGATCAACGTGGGCCGCGGGCCGCCGAGGGAGGCGATCTGCAGGCCGGAGGGCCGCGGGGAGACGCCGGCGTCGAGGTCGAGGACGATCACCACGGGGAAGTCGAGGCCCTTGCTCGCGTGGATCGTCATGAGGCGGACGGCGTCTTCTTCCTCGGCGAAGGTGGCCTCGTCGCGCTCGTCGGAGTCGTCACGCATGCGGCGATCGAGCCAGCGCACGAAGCCCGGGAGCGAGCCGCCGCGGCGACGCGCCACGCCGAGCAGGCGATCGACGTGGCCGATGCGCATCTCGGGCCGAGGCATGGCGGCGAAGACGCGGTCGAGGTCGAAGGCCGCGACGGCCGCGCGGATCGCCTCGCCGGGGTGCAGGCGCAAGGCCGCGCGGCGGAGCTCGACGAAGCGGCGGACGAAGTCCTCGAGGCGCGTGCGATCCGCGGGGCCGAGTTTTTCCCACGCGGGCAAGGCGGGCAGCAGGCGGAGCGCGTCCGAGCGTTCGAGGGGGAGAGACAGACCTGTTTTCGGCGCGCCGAGCCACGCGAGCGCGGCGTCGGACAGACCCACGGCGGGCCCACGCAGGACGGTGGCGAGCGCGAGGCGGTCGCGGCGATCGACGAGCAGCCGGAGCACGGCGGCGACGTCGCGGACCTCGGAGGTGTCGAAGAGCGCGCGGCCCGCGACGACGTGCGGGATGTCGATACGCGCGAGGGCGAGCTCGAGGAGCGGGAGCGTCTTCCGACGTCGCGCGAGGATGGCGATGTCGCGGAACGAGCCCTCGCCGCTGCGCACGTAACGAGCGGTGAAGGCCGCAGCGACGAAGGCCTCGCGCATGGATCGGGTGGCGCCGCGGACGACGGGCTCGGCGTCGGCCGGAGAAGCGCCGTCGTCGTCGACGAGCACGACCTCCCCCGCGCCCTGGGCTTCGGCGACGGGCATGAGGTGATCGGCGGGGCCGTAGACGACCTCGAAGTCACGTGGATGTGTATCTCCGGGGGCGTGAAAATCGTGGGCGGAGAAGGCGTTGACGAAGTCGAGGATCTTGCCGCCGCTGCGGCGGCTCTCGCGGAGGGCGACGAGGTCGGCGCGGGCGTCGCTCGCGCAGATCTCGGGGGCGAGGGCGAGGGCCTCGCGGGCGAGGGGGCCGCAGAGCTCACCCGTGATACGCGAGAAGACGGCGACGTCGGCGCCGCGGAAGCCGTAGATGGATTGCTTGCGATCGCCGACGAGGAAGAGGCCGTGCCCGATGAGGCCCTCGGCGTCCGGGGTGCGTCCGATCGGGCGTCCGCTGTCCTCGCGCTCGCGCAAGAGGTAGACGATGTCGCGCTGGGCGCGGCTCGTGTCCTGGAACTCGTCGACGAGGAGCGCGTCGATGGAGGCGCGGACCTGCGCGGCGATCTCGGGGCGATCACGCAGGCCGTCGCGGGCCATGCGGAGCATGTCGCCGAAGCTGAGCAAGCCTTCCTTGCGGCGGAGGGCGCCGAGGCGCGCGCGCGCATCCTCGAGCAACGCGACGATGCCACGCTCGCGCGCGGAGAGCGCGGGGGCCTCGCGCAGGATGGCGAGCAGGCCGGCGCCACGTTCGGCGCTGTTGTCGCCGGGCAGCTCCTCGCGGAAGGCGGCGAACTCCTTGTCGGCGTCGCTCGTCTTGCCACGCATGGCGACGGCGAAGAGCTCGCGGAGCGGCTCCTCGGCGGCGGCGGGGAAGAGCTCGCCGGGGCCGCCCTGCGCGAGGGCACGCGCGAGGTCCTGGGCCGCGTCCTTCGTGCGTGACCCGCCCGCGACGCAGGTGGCGACGACGGCGTCGAGCGAGGCGCGCAAGGAGCGCGCGCCGCGCTCGTGTTCGGCGAGCAGGAGCTCCGAGGGCAAGAGGCCCTCCTCGTCGAGGCGGTCGCAGAGGCTCGCGATCTGCTTGCGCGCGCCCCACACGCCGTTCGCGGCGGCGATGAGCGAACGCGCCGCCTCGGCCTGCGCGCCGCCGGCCGAGAGCGCGGCCGAGAGCGCCTCGTCGACCGCGAGATCCGCGAGGGCCTGCGCCTCGTCCTCCTCGACGACGCGCGCCTGCGGATCCACGCCGAGCGCGAGCGCGTGTGTCCGGACGATCTGCTGCGCGAGGCCGTGCAGCGTGTCGATGCGGGCGCCCGCAGCGCGACCGAGCGCATCCGCGGCGCGACGCTTGATCTCGGGGATGCTCGGCGGATCGGCGATGACGGCCCGGCGCGCCGCGATGATGGCCGCGAGCTTGGGCTCCGGCCCCTCCTGGTCCCAGGCGGCAATTTCTGCGAGCGCCGCCTGCACACGCGCCGCGATCTCCTGCGCCGCGGCGCGCGAGAAGGTGGTCGCGACGATCCGCTCGGGTGGGATCGGCTCGGCAGGTCTGTCGCCATCCGTTCGCCCCATCGAGGTGAGGCCAAGCGTGAGCAGGACGTAGAGCGCCGTGAGCCGGTACGTCTTTCCGGTGCCCGCGCTCGCGGCCACGACGATGTTGCGGCGGAAGGCGTAGAGGAGGGCGTCTTCGGGCGGCAGCGTCATCCTCCGCCCTCCTCGTCCGCCTCGCCGGGCACGACGGCCGGCCTGCGGCACACGTCCCGCGCGTCACAGCGATCGCAGAGATCCCCCTTCACGGGCCGCGGCTCGATGTGCCCGTCCCAGAGCGAGAGCACCACCCTGCGCGCCGTTCGTTCGGCGTCGAGGCGCTTGTCCGCGATGGCGCGCCGGTCCGGCTCCTTCGCGGGCTTCGCGCTGATCTCGCCCCGCTTGTCCGCGCCGATGTAGAGCGCCTGCACCTCCTCGGCCCCCGTCGCGCGCGCCACGGCCGCGGCGTAAAGCGGGAGCTGCAGGTGCAGCGTCCCTTGCTCGCTCTTGCTCGGGATCTGCCCCGTCTTGTAGTCGACGACGCGCGCGGCGCTTTTGCCGCCGTCCCCTCGATCCACACGGTCGATCTTGCCCTCGACGAAGACCGACGCCGAAGGCGCCGGCGCGCCCTCGCCTTCCCCCGGCATCGGCGCGATCGGCAGCGCGTCCCACGGCGCGGCCACCGACGGGCCGAACGGTTGTTCGGCGAGCGCAAACGAGAACCCTTGCTCGTCGAGGCCGTGCGCGACGAACCCGAGCGCGACGTCGACGGCCCCGATCAGGAGCTCCCGCCGCAGCGGCGCCGCCTCCTTGTCCGCGCCGACCGCGCGCATCGCCGCCTCGCGCGCCGCTTCGAGCGCCTTGCGCCGGTTCGCCCGCCCGCCCGCCTCCCACGCGGCCTGGAACGCCGCCGCCGTCGCCGCGTGCACCTGCGTGCCACGCTCGCGTGGATCGGCCGCCTCGAGCGCGTCCTCCTGCCGACGCGTGCGCCACACGCGCCGGGCAAACCCCGCGAACGCGCAACCCGCGGCCTTCTCGATGTGCGTCACCGCGATCGGCCGCGCGGGCATGTCCCCGCCGACACACGCGCGCAGGTGCGCGGCGAGCTCGGGATCGGTGAGCTCGATCCGCCCCGTGAAGGGCCCGGCGTCCGCGCGCGGATCCAGGAAGTACGCGAGGCGCGCCCGCTCGATCGAGACCCGATCCGCGATGAGCGGCGCCGGCGCCGAGCCCGCCGAGAGCAAGACGAGCTCCGCCCCGCGTGGATCGATCCGCGAGGCGGCCCGCGACACACGCGACGAGGGCTCGACACGCTCGGGTGTCTTCGCCCGCAAGGCGCGCGTCACGATCGCATGGGGCGCCGCCTCGTCGTCGGTCGTGCTGTACGAGACCACGACGCGACGCGCCCCGCCCATGGCCCAGGCGAGCTCGGCGCGCCGGATGCGATCACGCTCGCGCGCCGTGGGGGGACGCGCCGAGGCCGGCAGCGTCGACCAGAGCCGCTCGTCGATGAGCCCGCCGTCCGCCTCCGGCCCATACCCGCCCGGGCCGAGGCCCGTGACGATCAAGACCTCGTACCGGATCCCACACAGCTCGTTCGGGCGGGCGATCCGGACGGCGCTGGCGCGGCTGCCGCCGCCGTCGGAGCGGCCCTGTGACGCGGCGCGACGCACCTCGGCATACAGCTCCTCGACGCGGGCCGGCGCGTCCGCGAGGCCGAGCATGGCCGCCGCCTCGACGACGGCGCGTGTCGCGTCACGAATGGCGCGCACCGCCGCTTGCCCCTCGCCAATGGCGCGTAACGCGAGGGACCGGCCGCGCAGGGCCTCGACGCGTAACGCCGCGCCGAGCTCGCCCATCGAGGGCCGGCCGAGATCGAGCTTGTCGCAGAGCGCGCCGAACCTCGCCGCGATATCGGCGCGGGTCTGTCCTGCGGCGAGCAACGCGATACTCTCCAGCATTCGCGTGAGGGCCGCGGGCATCCAGGCCTCGTCCGTGTCGCCGGACGCTTCAATGACGGCGCGGAGATTGTCGACGAGCAGCGTGCCCGTCCGATCGACCTCGACGGGGACGTCGCGCAGCCTGTGGGCGAGTAATGCGGCCTTGGCCTCGGCGTCGCGCTCGTGGCGCTCGGAGACCCAGATGCCGGCGTGCAGGCCGGGGGCGCGGAGGATATCGATGACACGCTCGCGGGTGATGGGCCCGGACGCGAGCGCGAAGAGGCCAAGCGCGGCGCGGCCCTCGGGCGAAGCGTCGGGCGAGGGGCCGCGCGGCTCGTGAAAAGGAATCCGGGCGTCGGAGAGGGCGGCGCGTAGCGGATCGAGCGTGCCGTCGTCGAGCGCGGGGACGAGGATCGTAATGGATTCGGGCGGGACGCCGCTGCCGAGCGCGGTCAGGACCTCGGCCGCGACGGCCCGCGCCTCGCCCTCGGGGCCCGCGGCGCGCAAGACGAGGGCGGCGGCGCCGTCGCCGAGCGGGCTCCAATCGATCGAGGGGCCAAACGCGAGCTCGGACCAGCGTTTTTCGAGGACGGTGGCGACAGAGCCGACGGCCTCCTCGTCGAGGTCCGTCGGGTCGAACAGGGATTCCCCCGAGAAGAGCGGCATCTCGACGACGAGCCCACGCCCGCCGGCCTCGCGCGAGCGGGCATGCAAGGCCTCGAGCCAGGAGAGGTCGTCGGCCTCGAAGGAGAGCATGCCGGAGAGGGTGACGTCGTAGGCCGACATTTCCTGGAGGAGGGCGTCACAAGGGCCGCGGCGCAGGGCGCGGGAGAGGACGAACCCGGCACATCGCGGATCGACGAGGCTCTTTTGCGCGAGGATCTCGTCGGCGCGGCGCATGACCTCGGCGAGCAGGGCGGCCTGCGGGCCTTCGGCCTGGAAGAGGTGGTCCGGCCGAACACCGGCGCGGCGGAGGCGGCCGAGGGCGGCGTCGACGACGTCGGCGAACGCGACCCGCTCGGCGGGCGCGTCGGGCAGATCGACGCCGGCGATGGGGCCGGCTTCGAGGGCGACGCGGGAGACGAGGCGCGTCACGGCGTTCGAGGCGAGGCTACAATCCGGCTCGACCATGGCGAGCGCGCCTTGCACGAAGGCACGCAAGGTCCTCGCGCCACGCGCGGCTTGGCCCGGCGCGGCAAGGGCAATCTCGACGTGGCGATCGGTCGGCGCGAGAAACAGGGGGCGCCTTTTTGGCAGGGGGGGGATCGGGCGGCAAGAGGTTTCCCACGGGGGCGTCGGGCGGGTGAAACGGGGGACGAGGGCGGAGGGTTTGCCAGGGTCGGGGGTGGGGAGCGTCTGGTTTCCCGGCGCACCTCCGGGCGTCGTCGGCGGTGACGCGGCTGTTGGCAGGTGCACGGCGACTCGACTACAAGGGTCTGCATGCAGGACGCTCCGATCGATCTGCGGAGGCTTCAGCACTTCATCAAGCAGTGCGACCCGAATCAGCCGCTGGAGCCCGGGGATCCGCGGTACGTGGATTTCGACGCGGGCCAGCCGGTGCGCGGGTCGAGCGGCGCGAGGTGCATCGACCAGATCGAGCGGACCATCGTGTTCAACGAGCCCACGTCGCCGGTATGCCTGCTCTTCACGGGCTTCCCGGGCTCCGGCAAGACCACGGAGCTGCGCCGGCTGCAGAGGCGCCTGGAGGAGAACAAGCTCACGCCGTTCCACGTCGTGATGGTCGACTTTCAGGACTATCGCACGGAGCCGACGCCGCTCTCGATCCTGGAGACGTTGCGTGTCCTCGCCTTCGAGCTCGATCGCGCGGCGACACGCGCGGAGGGCCGCGACCCCGACGCGGAGCCGGGGTATCTGAAGCGGTTTTACGATTTCCTGAAGACGACGCAGATCGATTTGAAGGGGCTCGGCTTCGCGCAGCTCGGGGCGACGCTGATGTTCGAGGCGAAGGGGAATCACTCGTTTCGCAAGCAGCTCGAGGACGCCCTGGCGTCACGATTCCAGGTCTTCGTGCAGGACGCGCAGGAGGCGATGGCGGAGGCCGTGGTCCGGCTGCGCCGCGCGACCCACGCGCAGCAGATCGTGGTCCTCGTCGACGGGCTGGAGAAGGTGACGCCGCTGCGGGAGGAGGACCGGGAGATGCTGGAGGCGAGCGCCGAGACGGTCTTCGTCGAGCACGCGGCGCGGCTGCGATTGCCTTGCCACGTGGTCTACACGTTCCCGCTCTGGCTCCGCTTCCGGCACACCCAGCTCGACAGCTTTTATCATCGCCCCGCGCAGATCTTGCCGATGGTCAAGGTCGCGGATCCGGACGGCGTCACGTATGCGCCGGGTTATACGAAGCTGACGGACCTCGTGGGCAAGCGGCTCGATGTGGACGTGGTCTTCGGCCAGGATCGTCGAGAGACGCTCGACCGTCTGATCGCCGCGTCCGGCGGCTTCACGCGGGATCTCTTGCGGATGGTGCGCGAGGTGCTCTGGAGCGCGAACACGTTCCCGGTCGACGCGGAGACGATCCGGCAGATCATCGCCCGGACGGCCGAGGGGTATGTGATGGCGATCCGGGACAGCCACGCCGACCTGCTCGCCGAGATCGCCCAGACCCACAAATTGCCGCGGGGCGACGACGGGCGCGTCGCCCTCTTCGGGCGCCTGCTCCAGCTTTATCTCGTGCTCGCCTACCGCAATGGCGAGCCCTGGTTCGACGTGCACCCGCTCGTGCGCGGCGCGCCGATCATGCAGGAGCGGCTCGCGGGGAAGAAGGCTTGAGCCACGAGCCTCCCGCTGCGCTGCCCTCGTGGGCGGAGCCGTACCTCGACGAATTCGCGGGGATCCTGCGCGTCGTCGAGCTCTCGGGGGGTTTCGTGCTCCTGCCGGTGGAGGTGCCGGGGCCGGACCTCGCGCGCGCGCTCGCGGAGTGGCTCGAATCGAAGGGGCATGTGGCGCTC
The nucleotide sequence above comes from Polyangium spumosum. Encoded proteins:
- a CDS encoding P-loop NTPase fold protein, with the translated sequence MQDAPIDLRRLQHFIKQCDPNQPLEPGDPRYVDFDAGQPVRGSSGARCIDQIERTIVFNEPTSPVCLLFTGFPGSGKTTELRRLQRRLEENKLTPFHVVMVDFQDYRTEPTPLSILETLRVLAFELDRAATRAEGRDPDAEPGYLKRFYDFLKTTQIDLKGLGFAQLGATLMFEAKGNHSFRKQLEDALASRFQVFVQDAQEAMAEAVVRLRRATHAQQIVVLVDGLEKVTPLREEDREMLEASAETVFVEHAARLRLPCHVVYTFPLWLRFRHTQLDSFYHRPAQILPMVKVADPDGVTYAPGYTKLTDLVGKRLDVDVVFGQDRRETLDRLIAASGGFTRDLLRMVREVLWSANTFPVDAETIRQIIARTAEGYVMAIRDSHADLLAEIAQTHKLPRGDDGRVALFGRLLQLYLVLAYRNGEPWFDVHPLVRGAPIMQERLAGKKA